In Rhodovulum sulfidophilum DSM 1374, the following are encoded in one genomic region:
- a CDS encoding capsular biosynthesis protein produces the protein MIAYLAGWTRRKDAIFRAIAAAAGGGHRLPLIGLSFRGFPETRTRTAEALAVAKRQPKGRLGRALKRALIAAQYNWSRRYFSRHPERLAVCWNGLTGSRRAFMEGAADAGAGRIFAELAPFPGRVTLDPAGVNARNGLPRDPGFYLDWAAADPSRQGEAWRGLGRGLVARASRRADVGQAGAGALSDTGPFLFCPLQVPNDSQITMFAGWVESVEGMIAALARASAALPPGWHIRLKEHPSAKTSLAEPLAAALADAGGRLVIDNATDSFAQLAASQGVITINSSMGLQAFFHDKPVIVLGEAFFAIPGLTSPAESEAALAALLAAPGDLDFDPALRAAFMTYLDRVYYPKIEETPDGVHIDAAALARILAAARS, from the coding sequence ATGATCGCCTATCTGGCCGGCTGGACCCGCCGCAAGGACGCGATCTTCCGCGCCATCGCCGCTGCCGCCGGCGGCGGCCACAGGCTGCCGCTGATCGGGCTGTCCTTTCGCGGCTTTCCCGAAACCCGCACCCGCACCGCCGAGGCGCTGGCCGTGGCCAAGCGCCAGCCGAAGGGACGTTTGGGCCGCGCGCTGAAGCGGGCGCTGATCGCGGCGCAATATAACTGGTCGCGGCGCTATTTCTCCCGCCATCCCGAGCGGCTCGCGGTCTGCTGGAACGGGCTGACCGGCTCGCGCCGGGCGTTCATGGAGGGCGCGGCCGATGCCGGTGCCGGGCGGATCTTCGCGGAACTGGCGCCGTTTCCGGGGCGGGTGACGCTGGACCCGGCGGGGGTCAATGCGCGCAATGGCCTGCCGCGCGATCCCGGCTTCTATCTCGACTGGGCCGCCGCCGATCCCTCGCGGCAGGGCGAGGCGTGGCGCGGGCTGGGCCGGGGGCTGGTGGCGCGGGCCTCGCGTCGGGCCGATGTCGGGCAGGCGGGGGCCGGGGCCCTGAGCGATACGGGGCCGTTCCTGTTCTGTCCGCTGCAAGTGCCCAATGATAGCCAGATCACGATGTTCGCGGGCTGGGTGGAAAGCGTCGAGGGCATGATCGCGGCGCTTGCCCGCGCATCGGCGGCGCTGCCCCCGGGCTGGCATATCCGGCTTAAGGAGCACCCTTCGGCGAAGACCTCGCTGGCCGAGCCGCTGGCTGCGGCCCTTGCCGATGCGGGCGGGCGGCTGGTGATCGACAATGCCACCGACAGCTTTGCCCAGCTTGCCGCCTCGCAAGGGGTCATCACCATCAATTCCTCGATGGGGCTGCAGGCCTTCTTCCATGACAAGCCGGTGATCGTGCTGGGCGAGGCCTTCTTCGCCATTCCGGGGCTGACCTCGCCCGCCGAAAGCGAGGCCGCGCTGGCCGCGCTGCTGGCCGCGCCCGGCGATCTGGATTTCGACCCGGCGCTGCGGGCCGCCTTCATGACCTATCTCGACCGGGTCTATTACCCGAAGATCGAGGAGACCCCCGACGGCGTCCATATCGACGCGGCCGCGCTGGCCCGCATCCTGGCTGCGGCGCGGTCCTGA
- a CDS encoding glycoside hydrolase family 26 protein — protein MRPDPVIATPGLVAPRLAALGLAALILATAAPAEPVEAPPGEMPFGVYDPDGAFADDPEVSIEHLFLPWEDVYLPSLIDADAYARARGRSVLATIEPWTWNRSERNTPDMLQEGIASGDYDRYMASICAVLNLFESPVTVRWAQEMEDDSGQFIWAGWDPETYKAAYRRMVDICRETAPEVAYMWSPLGEEGLEAYYPGDDYVDIVGLSVFGLQPWETAILGEEQSFRSILAPRYARVAAFGKPVVVAELGYSGREDYVAKWTSEVRQIFPEFPNLVAVIYFNQIEVYPWPDGYGLPDWKVGDRIIAP, from the coding sequence ATGAGACCTGACCCGGTCATTGCCACCCCGGGCCTTGTTGCCCCGAGACTTGCCGCGCTGGGCCTGGCCGCCCTGATCCTTGCGACCGCCGCGCCGGCCGAACCGGTCGAGGCACCGCCGGGCGAGATGCCCTTCGGTGTCTACGATCCCGACGGCGCCTTTGCCGACGATCCCGAGGTGTCGATCGAGCACCTGTTCCTGCCCTGGGAAGACGTGTACCTGCCCAGCCTGATCGACGCCGATGCCTATGCCCGGGCGCGTGGCCGCTCGGTTTTGGCCACGATCGAGCCTTGGACCTGGAACCGGTCCGAGCGCAACACGCCCGACATGCTGCAGGAGGGCATCGCCTCGGGCGATTACGATCGCTACATGGCCTCGATCTGCGCCGTGCTGAACCTGTTCGAAAGCCCGGTCACCGTGCGCTGGGCGCAGGAGATGGAAGACGATAGCGGCCAGTTCATCTGGGCGGGCTGGGACCCCGAAACCTACAAGGCGGCCTATCGCCGGATGGTCGATATCTGCCGCGAGACGGCGCCCGAGGTGGCCTATATGTGGTCGCCGCTGGGCGAGGAGGGGCTCGAGGCCTATTACCCGGGCGACGATTATGTCGATATCGTCGGGCTCTCGGTCTTCGGGCTCCAGCCCTGGGAAACCGCGATCCTCGGCGAGGAACAGTCGTTCCGGTCGATCCTGGCGCCGCGTTATGCCCGGGTCGCAGCTTTCGGCAAGCCGGTGGTGGTGGCCGAGCTCGGCTATTCGGGGCGGGAGGACTATGTCGCGAAATGGACCTCGGAGGTCCGCCAGATCTTTCCCGAATTCCCCAATCTGGTTGCGGTGATCTATTTCAACCAGATCGAGGTCTATCCTTGGCCCGACGGTTACGGCCTGCCCGACTGGAAGGTCGGCGACCGCATCATCGCGCCCTGA
- a CDS encoding glycosyltransferase family 2 protein, giving the protein MPGAPEARQGGPPPGAGNGGPFLVSLFTRGQRWRYGLAALAWLGAAVFFWGWWLQPAHDIGAIRFAICSALLGWLTFLQAYFLIFLLQARRPVGDPAGLKGARVAMVVTKSPSEPFDILRGTLSAMLAQDWCRDWPHDTWLADEDPAPETLAWCAAHGVQVSTRKGRADYHRPDWPRRTRCKEGNLAFFYDSIGYERYDFVVQLDADHVPQPGYLREMLRPFLDPRVGYVSAPSICSSNAADSWSARARLHAEAAFHGVLQAGYSNGWAPLCIGSHYAVRTRALRQIGGLGPELAEDHSTSLLMNAGGWRGVHAIDAIAIGAGPANFADMLTQEFQWSRSLVTILLRHTPGCLSDLPLRLRLQFLFTQSIYPGLAAFMLAGSLLPAVALVFDMRFVGVTYPAFFGHSLPILGIFLGIGAMLRRDGYYRPSDAPVLGWERVLFPCAQWPWAAWGMLMALRDRLWGGFVDFRITPKGAAAEARLPLRLLAPYFMLAALALAPVLARSNVQEAAGFYLLSLLNGAIYVLLVAAVLRHHLTENRIRLRTGWRAYGPHVGILAVLAMLNAGAVWARGVESLHFLTVGLGRFQVTSAQHIVSGAGQGGRKRLHYVLDFGRSSGARRP; this is encoded by the coding sequence ATGCCGGGAGCGCCTGAGGCGAGGCAGGGCGGGCCGCCGCCGGGGGCCGGTAATGGCGGCCCGTTTCTGGTCTCGCTCTTCACCCGCGGCCAGCGCTGGCGCTACGGGCTGGCGGCGCTGGCCTGGCTCGGGGCCGCCGTCTTCTTCTGGGGCTGGTGGCTGCAGCCCGCGCATGATATCGGCGCGATCCGCTTCGCGATCTGCTCGGCGCTTCTGGGCTGGCTGACCTTCCTGCAGGCCTATTTCCTGATCTTCTTGCTGCAGGCCCGGCGGCCGGTGGGCGATCCGGCCGGGCTGAAAGGCGCCCGCGTCGCCATGGTGGTGACGAAAAGCCCCTCCGAGCCCTTCGATATCCTGCGCGGCACGCTGAGCGCGATGCTGGCCCAGGACTGGTGCCGGGATTGGCCTCATGACACCTGGCTGGCCGACGAGGATCCCGCGCCCGAGACTCTGGCCTGGTGCGCGGCCCATGGCGTGCAGGTCTCGACCCGCAAGGGCCGGGCCGATTATCATCGTCCGGACTGGCCGCGCCGGACCCGCTGCAAGGAGGGCAACCTTGCCTTCTTCTATGACAGCATCGGCTATGAGCGCTACGATTTCGTGGTCCAGCTCGATGCCGATCACGTGCCGCAGCCGGGCTATCTGCGCGAGATGCTGCGCCCCTTCCTCGATCCGCGCGTGGGTTATGTCAGCGCGCCCTCGATCTGTTCCTCGAACGCCGCCGACAGCTGGTCGGCACGGGCCCGGCTTCATGCCGAGGCGGCGTTTCACGGCGTCCTGCAGGCGGGATATTCCAACGGCTGGGCGCCGCTTTGCATCGGCTCGCATTACGCGGTCCGGACCCGGGCGCTGCGGCAGATCGGCGGGCTCGGGCCCGAGCTGGCCGAGGACCATTCCACCTCGCTTTTGATGAATGCCGGGGGCTGGCGCGGGGTGCATGCCATCGACGCCATCGCGATCGGCGCCGGGCCGGCCAATTTCGCCGACATGCTGACCCAGGAATTCCAGTGGTCGCGGAGCCTCGTGACGATCCTGCTGCGCCACACCCCGGGCTGCCTGTCGGACCTGCCGCTGCGGCTGCGGCTGCAATTCCTGTTCACCCAGAGCATCTATCCGGGCCTCGCCGCCTTCATGCTGGCCGGGAGCCTGCTTCCGGCCGTGGCGCTGGTCTTCGACATGCGCTTCGTCGGGGTGACCTATCCCGCCTTTTTCGGCCACAGCCTGCCGATCCTCGGCATCTTTCTGGGCATCGGCGCGATGCTGCGTCGCGACGGGTATTACCGGCCTTCCGATGCGCCGGTGCTGGGATGGGAGCGGGTCCTGTTTCCCTGCGCGCAATGGCCCTGGGCGGCCTGGGGCATGCTGATGGCGCTGCGCGACCGGTTATGGGGCGGCTTCGTCGATTTCCGGATCACGCCCAAGGGCGCGGCGGCCGAGGCGCGGCTGCCGCTGCGGCTGCTCGCGCCCTATTTCATGCTCGCGGCGCTGGCGCTGGCCCCGGTGCTTGCGCGGTCGAATGTACAGGAGGCCGCGGGCTTTTACCTGCTGTCGCTGCTGAACGGCGCGATCTATGTCCTCCTCGTCGCGGCCGTCCTGCGGCATCACCTGACCGAGAACCGGATCCGGCTGAGGACGGGATGGCGGGCCTACGGACCCCATGTCGGCATATTGGCGGTGCTGGCGATGCTGAACGCGGGCGCGGTCTGGGCGCGGGGGGTGGAGAGTCTGCATTTCCTGACTGTCGGTCTCGGCCGGTTTCAGGTCACCTCGGCCCAGCATATTGTTTCGGGAGCGGGGCAGGGGGGGCGCAAGAGGCTGCATTACGTTCTGGATTTCGGCCGCAGCTCTGGAGCCCGGCGACCATGA
- the galE gene encoding UDP-glucose 4-epimerase GalE, with product MSKPVPVLVTGGAGYIGSHTCRRLSDAGYRPVVFDNLSTGHADAVRWGPLVEGDTRDRAALVRAIRSHAPVAVIHFAAAAYVGQSMRDPGFYYDNNVGGMTGLLSACAETGLGRVIFSSSCASYGLPAALPITEATPQAPINPYGRTKLIGEQMLADFGRAHGLRHVALRYFNACGADPAAGLSERHDPETHLLPLALFAAAGRGPALKIYGTDYPTPDGTCIRDYIHVADLAEGHLLALRHLERGGGDLQVNLGTGRGQSIREVLAAVERVTGRPVPVSLHPRRPGDPPALVADPSRARAALGFEARHRDLDGILRDAALALGLEVADAGSA from the coding sequence GTGTCGAAGCCGGTTCCCGTTCTCGTCACGGGTGGGGCGGGATATATCGGAAGTCACACCTGCCGGCGCCTGTCGGACGCCGGATACCGTCCTGTCGTCTTTGACAATCTCAGCACAGGTCATGCCGACGCGGTGCGCTGGGGGCCGCTGGTCGAGGGCGACACCCGCGACCGCGCGGCGCTGGTGCGGGCGATCCGCAGCCATGCGCCGGTGGCGGTGATCCATTTCGCGGCCGCCGCCTATGTCGGCCAGTCGATGCGCGATCCGGGCTTCTATTACGACAACAATGTCGGCGGCATGACGGGGCTGCTGTCCGCCTGTGCCGAGACCGGGCTGGGCCGCGTGATCTTCAGTTCGAGCTGCGCGAGCTATGGCCTGCCCGCGGCGCTGCCGATCACCGAGGCGACGCCGCAGGCGCCGATCAACCCCTATGGCCGGACCAAGCTGATCGGCGAGCAGATGCTGGCCGATTTCGGCCGTGCCCATGGGCTGCGCCATGTCGCGCTGCGCTATTTCAACGCCTGCGGCGCCGATCCCGCGGCCGGGCTGAGCGAGCGCCACGACCCCGAAACCCATCTGCTGCCGCTGGCGCTGTTCGCGGCGGCCGGGCGGGGGCCTGCGCTCAAGATTTACGGCACCGACTATCCGACGCCCGACGGCACCTGCATTCGCGACTACATCCATGTCGCCGATCTGGCCGAGGGCCATCTGCTGGCACTTCGCCATCTGGAACGCGGCGGCGGCGATCTGCAGGTCAATCTGGGCACCGGGCGCGGGCAGTCGATCCGCGAGGTGCTGGCGGCGGTCGAACGGGTCACCGGTCGCCCGGTGCCGGTGAGCCTGCATCCGCGCCGGCCGGGCGATCCGCCCGCGCTGGTGGCCGATCCGAGCCGGGCGCGTGCGGCGCTGGGCTTCGAGGCCCGGCACCGCGATCTCGACGGCATCCTGCGCGACGCGGCGCTGGCCTTGGGACTGGAGGTGGCCGATGCCGGGAGCGCCTGA
- a CDS encoding alpha/beta fold hydrolase: MACYEVKGRNNYYIEFGQGRPILLLHGISNSGRAWGPQIPALVAAGYRVIVPDHAGHGASDPLTAPFGVADIADDTEQLLARLGIETLDVVGLSLGGMVAFELALRRPTGIGRLVVANSFENTATPEFRAMSEGWAIVFEQPHGPVTRLEQNWLVSVSEAFRNTPEGMRTYQVWHGIAATSHGPSLAHVARGIAGFDISGRLAELAMPTLFIAGELDRMSPPDLSRRMAEKTPQAKLCVIEGAAHISNADSPEDFTARLLRFLSSQPE; this comes from the coding sequence ATGGCCTGTTATGAGGTAAAGGGGCGCAACAACTACTACATCGAGTTCGGGCAAGGTCGGCCGATCCTGCTTTTGCACGGCATCAGCAATTCCGGCCGGGCCTGGGGGCCGCAAATCCCGGCACTGGTCGCAGCGGGATATCGCGTCATTGTTCCCGATCACGCCGGGCACGGGGCCTCCGATCCCCTGACCGCGCCATTCGGGGTCGCGGATATTGCCGACGATACCGAACAGCTGCTGGCCCGGCTTGGCATCGAGACGCTCGATGTCGTGGGGTTGTCTCTCGGCGGCATGGTCGCGTTCGAGCTCGCGCTTCGGCGTCCGACCGGGATAGGGCGCCTCGTTGTGGCCAACAGCTTCGAGAACACCGCGACGCCCGAGTTCAGGGCGATGAGCGAGGGCTGGGCCATCGTCTTCGAGCAGCCGCATGGCCCGGTGACGCGCCTTGAGCAGAACTGGCTGGTTTCGGTCTCGGAGGCTTTCCGGAATACGCCGGAGGGGATGCGGACCTATCAGGTCTGGCACGGCATCGCAGCGACCTCGCATGGCCCCTCGCTTGCGCATGTCGCGCGCGGCATCGCCGGTTTCGACATCTCCGGGCGTCTGGCCGAGCTTGCCATGCCGACGCTCTTCATTGCCGGAGAGCTCGACAGGATGTCTCCGCCGGATCTGAGCCGGCGCATGGCGGAAAAGACGCCGCAGGCGAAACTCTGCGTCATCGAGGGGGCGGCCCATATCTCCAATGCGGATTCTCCGGAGGACTTCACGGCCCGCCTGCTGAGATTTCTGTCGTCGCAGCCCGAATGA
- a CDS encoding MFS transporter, with the protein MSRFSERFLFSAAILVVGINLRPTMAAIGPMLDVIQRDTGLSDTGASLLTTLPVALMGICLLFTSRLKTLFGARNGIILGLALILLGNLLRWPWSSAALLLVTAILGGIGIAMVQALLPIMIRHRAGASAAGLMGLYSTAIMAGAFLSGTFSPWIAQASDWQPALGIWAVPALLGGLIWWRVTDPRARVPEDRPYFPVSRAPRAWLLLAFFGLGTGAYTLVLAWLPPFYTGLGRSAETAGLMLGVVTLAEVVAGLVVSCWVSRSTDRRPAIFTAIGALFAGLLGLIFAPLALAWPAAVFAGLGIGALFPLSLIVAMDHGDNASAAGAIAGFVQGGGYLVAAALPLIAGLLREYLSDLTLAWGLMAGLCVVLWLIAIRLRPGQRITF; encoded by the coding sequence TTGTCCAGGTTTTCAGAGCGGTTCCTGTTCTCGGCCGCCATTCTCGTGGTCGGTATCAATCTGCGGCCGACGATGGCGGCCATCGGGCCGATGCTTGACGTCATTCAGCGCGATACCGGCCTGAGCGATACCGGCGCCAGCCTGCTGACCACGCTGCCGGTGGCCCTGATGGGGATCTGCCTGCTTTTCACGTCCCGGCTGAAGACCCTGTTCGGCGCACGGAACGGCATCATCCTCGGTCTGGCGCTGATCCTTCTCGGCAACCTGCTGCGCTGGCCCTGGTCGAGCGCAGCCTTGCTGCTGGTGACCGCCATTCTCGGCGGGATCGGCATCGCGATGGTGCAGGCATTGCTGCCGATCATGATCAGGCACCGCGCAGGCGCGTCTGCCGCCGGGCTGATGGGGCTCTATTCGACCGCGATCATGGCTGGGGCCTTCCTGTCGGGAACCTTCAGCCCCTGGATCGCCCAGGCCTCGGACTGGCAACCGGCCCTGGGGATCTGGGCCGTTCCCGCCCTGCTCGGCGGCCTGATCTGGTGGCGTGTGACCGACCCGCGCGCGCGTGTGCCGGAAGACAGGCCGTATTTCCCGGTCTCGCGGGCGCCGCGCGCATGGCTGCTGCTGGCGTTTTTCGGACTTGGAACGGGGGCCTACACGCTCGTTCTGGCATGGTTGCCGCCCTTCTATACCGGTCTGGGCCGCTCGGCCGAGACGGCGGGGTTGATGCTTGGCGTGGTGACGCTTGCCGAGGTCGTCGCCGGTCTTGTCGTATCCTGCTGGGTCAGCCGATCGACCGACCGCCGCCCGGCAATCTTCACCGCCATAGGGGCCTTGTTCGCGGGCCTCCTCGGGTTGATCTTCGCCCCGCTTGCGCTCGCCTGGCCGGCAGCGGTCTTCGCGGGCCTCGGGATCGGAGCGCTTTTCCCCCTGAGCCTGATCGTCGCCATGGATCACGGAGACAATGCAAGCGCCGCCGGGGCCATCGCGGGTTTCGTCCAGGGCGGCGGCTACCTGGTTGCGGCCGCGCTTCCGCTCATCGCGGGGCTGCTGCGCGAATACCTGTCCGATCTCACGCTGGCCTGGGGGCTGATGGCAGGGCTCTGCGTCGTGCTCTGGCTGATCGCGATCCGGCTTCGGCCCGGCCAGCGCATCACCTTCTGA
- a CDS encoding MarR family winged helix-turn-helix transcriptional regulator — MDRARKAAGQWAREKPHLDIGPMVLLGRLGEAALVISRDRLNPVFAEFDLQPGEFDVLATLRRSGAPYAMTPTHLYEAAMISSGSMTNRLNRLEQAGWVKRQPNPEDRRGTLVALTPGGLALIDKAVESHVANMRTIVSGLTEREQDQLSQLLEKLLASQGS, encoded by the coding sequence ATGGACAGAGCACGCAAAGCTGCCGGGCAATGGGCACGGGAAAAGCCTCATCTCGATATCGGGCCGATGGTGCTTCTTGGCCGGCTGGGGGAGGCGGCGCTTGTCATTTCCCGCGACCGGCTCAACCCGGTCTTTGCCGAGTTCGACCTTCAGCCGGGCGAGTTCGATGTCCTGGCGACGCTACGCCGGAGCGGAGCGCCCTACGCCATGACGCCGACCCATCTCTACGAGGCGGCGATGATCTCCTCCGGGAGCATGACGAACCGTCTGAACCGGCTCGAACAGGCTGGCTGGGTGAAACGGCAGCCCAATCCCGAGGACAGGCGGGGAACGCTTGTCGCGCTGACACCGGGCGGCCTTGCCCTGATCGACAAGGCGGTCGAGAGCCATGTCGCCAATATGCGCACCATCGTTTCCGGTCTGACAGAGCGAGAGCAGGACCAGCTTTCCCAGCTATTGGAAAAGTTGCTGGCGTCTCAGGGCTCCTAG
- the nikA gene encoding nickel ABC transporter substrate-binding protein produces the protein MLSRRSLLALPFYGACLTTPLTALAAGRSGETVLRFAWPLNAGPLNPHLYSPNQMFAQNMLYDPLVRYRADGRVVPWLARSWTVSEDGREYTFALREDVVFSNGEIFDAAAAKANFDAVLANRSRHAWLELANQIVAAEVVAPFTLRLRLKDAYYPTLQELALPRPFRFIAPSQFVDGGTRDGILAPIGTGPWVLTETSLGEHDVFRRNDRYWGARPAFAGVTVKVIPDPNTRAIALRTGQIDMVYGIDGPLSPDTFAELARSGDFKAGLSAPMETSSLALNTARGGTRDLSVRRAINHAVDKDALIAAVLHGTEKRADTLFAPNVPYADIGLEPYRFDPAAAAGLLEADGWVATRAGQPRQKDGQPLILDLCFVGTDAVAKAKAEILQADLAAVGIGVSLIGEEESSIYARQRDGRFHMIFNRTWGAPYDPHAFLSAMRVPAHADYQAQLGLPDKAEIDRRIGEVLISTDEATRQALYRDLLTRFHEAAVYLPLTHLTAMAVARPGIGPLRFGAMSSEIPFEMLTPDA, from the coding sequence GTGCTGTCCCGTCGTTCCCTTCTGGCCCTGCCCTTCTACGGTGCCTGTCTGACCACGCCACTGACCGCCCTGGCCGCCGGGCGCAGCGGCGAGACCGTCTTGCGCTTTGCCTGGCCGCTGAATGCCGGGCCGCTGAACCCGCATCTTTATTCGCCGAACCAGATGTTCGCGCAGAACATGCTCTACGACCCGCTCGTGCGCTACAGGGCCGACGGCCGCGTGGTGCCCTGGCTGGCCCGCTCCTGGACGGTCTCGGAGGATGGCCGGGAGTACACTTTCGCGCTGCGCGAGGATGTCGTCTTCTCGAATGGCGAGATCTTCGACGCGGCCGCGGCCAAGGCCAATTTCGACGCGGTGCTGGCCAACCGGTCGCGCCATGCCTGGCTGGAACTGGCCAACCAGATCGTGGCGGCCGAGGTCGTCGCGCCCTTCACGCTGAGACTGCGCCTGAAGGACGCCTATTATCCCACGCTGCAGGAACTGGCCCTGCCCCGCCCGTTCCGCTTCATCGCGCCGTCGCAATTCGTGGATGGCGGGACCAGGGACGGCATCCTGGCCCCGATCGGCACCGGGCCCTGGGTCCTGACCGAAACGTCGCTGGGCGAACATGACGTCTTCCGCCGCAACGACCGCTACTGGGGCGCGCGCCCGGCCTTTGCTGGGGTCACGGTCAAGGTCATTCCCGACCCCAATACCCGCGCCATCGCGCTTCGCACCGGGCAGATCGACATGGTCTACGGCATCGACGGGCCGCTGTCGCCCGACACGTTCGCAGAGCTGGCGCGCTCTGGAGATTTCAAGGCCGGCCTGTCGGCACCGATGGAAACCAGCTCGCTGGCGCTGAACACCGCCCGGGGCGGGACACGGGATCTTTCCGTGCGCCGGGCCATCAACCATGCCGTCGACAAGGATGCCCTGATCGCGGCCGTCCTGCACGGCACCGAGAAGCGCGCCGATACCCTGTTCGCGCCCAACGTGCCCTATGCCGATATCGGGCTCGAGCCCTACCGCTTCGATCCCGCCGCCGCGGCCGGGCTGCTGGAGGCCGATGGCTGGGTCGCGACCCGGGCCGGCCAGCCCCGGCAGAAGGACGGCCAGCCGCTGATCCTGGATCTGTGCTTCGTCGGCACCGATGCGGTGGCCAAGGCCAAGGCCGAGATCCTGCAGGCCGACCTGGCCGCCGTCGGCATCGGCGTCAGCCTGATCGGCGAGGAGGAAAGCAGCATCTATGCCCGCCAGCGCGACGGCCGGTTCCACATGATCTTCAACCGGACCTGGGGCGCGCCCTACGACCCCCATGCCTTCCTCAGCGCGATGCGGGTGCCCGCGCATGCCGATTACCAGGCGCAGCTGGGCCTGCCCGACAAGGCCGAGATCGACCGCCGGATCGGCGAGGTTCTGATCTCGACCGACGAGGCCACGCGGCAGGCGCTGTATCGCGACCTGCTGACCCGGTTCCACGAGGCCGCGGTCTATCTGCCCCTGACCCATCTGACGGCGATGGCCGTGGCGCGGCCCGGGATCGGGCCGCTGCGCTTCGGCGCCATGTCGAGCGAGATCCCCTTCGAGATGCTGACCCCGGACGCCTGA
- the nikB gene encoding nickel ABC transporter permease subunit NikB has translation MKAFILRRLLLLIPMLFGASLVIFLMLRLGPSDPALDYLRLSKLPPTPQALADAREMLGLDRPLATQYLDWIGRALRGDFGTSYALQRPVLPDILHFLPATMQLAGTALAFTLLVSVPLGIWAARYRDRWPDHAVRLVAFLGVSVPNFWLGFLLVLVFSVHLGWLPPMGREGPASLVMPVIAVALMSLAVNARLLRASMLEVAGQRHVRYARLRGLPPRMVERRHVLRNAWLPVITATGMHIGELLGGTLVIESIFGWPGLGRYAVSAILNRDYPVIQCFTLLMVVIFVLCNLIVDILYALADPRIRQATQAPQ, from the coding sequence ATGAAAGCCTTCATCCTGCGACGGTTGCTCCTGCTGATCCCGATGCTGTTCGGGGCCTCGCTGGTGATCTTCCTGATGCTCAGGCTGGGCCCCAGCGACCCGGCGCTGGACTATCTGCGCCTGTCCAAGCTGCCGCCGACGCCGCAGGCGCTGGCCGATGCGCGCGAGATGCTGGGGCTCGACCGGCCGCTGGCGACGCAATATCTCGACTGGATCGGCCGCGCGCTGCGGGGCGATTTCGGAACCTCCTACGCCCTGCAGCGTCCGGTGCTGCCGGATATCCTGCATTTCCTGCCGGCGACGATGCAGCTGGCCGGGACGGCGCTGGCCTTCACCTTGCTGGTATCGGTGCCCTTGGGGATCTGGGCCGCGCGCTACCGCGACCGCTGGCCCGACCATGCGGTGCGGCTGGTCGCCTTCCTGGGCGTCTCGGTGCCGAATTTCTGGCTGGGCTTCCTGCTGGTGCTGGTCTTCTCGGTCCATCTGGGCTGGCTGCCGCCGATGGGGCGCGAGGGTCCGGCAAGCCTGGTGATGCCGGTCATCGCCGTGGCGCTGATGTCGCTGGCCGTGAATGCCCGGCTGCTGCGCGCCAGCATGCTCGAGGTCGCGGGCCAGCGCCATGTCCGCTATGCCCGGCTGCGCGGCCTGCCGCCGCGCATGGTCGAACGCCGCCACGTGCTGCGCAATGCCTGGCTGCCGGTCATCACCGCGACCGGCATGCATATCGGAGAGCTTCTGGGCGGCACCCTGGTGATCGAGAGCATCTTCGGCTGGCCCGGCCTCGGGCGCTACGCGGTCTCGGCGATCCTGAACCGGGACTATCCGGTGATCCAGTGCTTCACCCTCCTGATGGTGGTCATCTTCGTGCTCTGCAATCTCATCGTCGACATTCTCTACGCCCTGGCCGATCCGCGCATCCGCCAGGCCACGCAGGCGCCGCAATGA